A part of Lutra lutra chromosome 2, mLutLut1.2, whole genome shotgun sequence genomic DNA contains:
- the TMEM156 gene encoding transmembrane protein 156, producing MTKTALFKLLLAIVIAFILLLPEYFKTPKGNVLELSCLEVCLQPSFNYSLRSLNFSFVTFLKPVRETQTIMGLFINHSSFQNFTRICQGFTSEFKMCSCLACESKKSMGFIFQEQTSKVLIMKGSTEVKANDVRSPCRHFNFSVAPTVDPLDEYNMTCNLKTRTRRPAIIEEDPLREKSMNHTCRTMEFLNNCTHISLHLEMDVKNFTCSMKITWYVLVLVVFIFFLILTLHKILESHRRMWKWQSHKYKPTSALLRGQDSEKLRTLNLRVISETKQRLPLTQVKKGLPPIPELEVSSTVQLQDRYTR from the exons GAAATGTATTGGAGCTCTCATGTCTGGAAGTATGCTTACAACCTAGTTTCAACTATTCACTCCgctctttgaatttttcttttgtgacttttctGAAACCAGTAAGAGAAACTCAGACTATTATGGGACTCTTTATAAATCATTCCAGCTTTCAAAACTTCACCAGGATTTGCCAAGGCTTCACAAGTGAATTTAAAATGTGCTCATGTTTGGCTTGTGAGTCCAAAAAAAgcatgggttttatttttcaggagCAAACATCAAAAG TTCTTATCATGAAAGGATCAACGGAAGTGAAGGCAAATGATGTTCGTTCACCTTGTCGACATTTTAACTTCTCTGTAGCTCCTACAGTTGATCCCTTGGATGAGTATAACATGACTTGTAATCTAAAGACCCGCACGAGAAGGCCAGCAATCATTGAGGAAGATCCACTCAGGGAAAAGTCTATGAACCATACTTGTAGGACTATGGAATTCCTGAATAATTGTACTCACATTTCTCTGCACCTAGAAATGGATGTCAAAA atttcaCTTGTTCCATGAAGATCACTTGGTATGTTTTAGTTCtagttgttttcatattttttctcatcCTCACCCTCCACAAAATACTTGAAAGCCACAGAAGAATGTGGAAATGGCAGA GTCATAAATACAAACCTACTTCTGCTCTCCTAAGAGGACAGGATTCCGAGAAACTGCGGACCTTGAACCTGCGGGTTATTTCCG AGACCAAGCAGAGGCTGCCCTTGACTCAGGTCAAGAAAGGGCTTCCTCCAATACCGGAACTGGAAGTTTCTTCCACGGTGCAGCTGCAAGATCGGTATACACGGTGA